The Clostridium chauvoei genome has a window encoding:
- the guaA gene encoding glutamine-hydrolyzing GMP synthase: MKRELVLVVDFGGQYNQLIARRVRECGVYCEIIPYTYTLEKIKEKNPKGIIFTGGPNSVYGENTPKVAEGIFDLGIPVLGICYGDQLMAHMLGGKVDTAPVREYGKTNVNLDNSSRLFKGIEKEEICWMSHTDYVKEAPEGFKITGHTEVCPIAAMENEERNLYGVQFHPEVEHTPFGQKMLSNFLHEICGLGNNWTMASFAEEKINEIKKLVGDKKVLCALSGGVDSSVAAMLVHKAIGHNLTCIFVDHGLLRKDEGDTVERVFKKEFDMNIIRVNAADRFLGKLKGVSDPETKRKIIGEEFIRVFEEEANKLGEIDYLVQGTIYPDIVESGTETSATIKSHHNVGGLPEDMQFDLIEPLRELFKDEVRAVGEELGIPHKLVWRQPFPGPGLAIRVLGEITEEKLEIVREADAIFREEIANAQLDESIWQYFACLPNIKSVGVMGDERTYSHTIALRAVTSSDAMTSEWARLPYELIDLVSRRIVNEVNGVNRIVYDVTSKPPATIEWE, encoded by the coding sequence ATGAAAAGAGAATTAGTTTTAGTTGTTGATTTTGGTGGGCAGTATAACCAATTAATAGCAAGAAGAGTAAGAGAATGTGGAGTTTATTGTGAAATAATTCCTTATACATATACTTTAGAAAAGATAAAAGAAAAAAATCCAAAGGGAATAATATTCACTGGTGGACCTAATAGTGTTTATGGTGAAAATACTCCAAAGGTAGCAGAAGGAATATTTGATTTAGGAATTCCTGTTCTTGGTATTTGTTATGGAGATCAACTTATGGCTCATATGCTAGGCGGAAAGGTTGATACAGCTCCAGTTAGAGAATATGGAAAAACTAATGTTAACTTAGATAATTCTTCAAGATTATTCAAAGGAATAGAAAAAGAAGAAATATGCTGGATGAGTCATACTGACTATGTTAAAGAAGCACCAGAAGGTTTTAAAATTACAGGTCATACAGAAGTTTGTCCTATAGCAGCAATGGAAAATGAAGAAAGAAATCTTTATGGAGTTCAATTCCACCCAGAAGTTGAACATACTCCATTCGGACAAAAAATGCTTTCAAACTTTTTACATGAAATCTGTGGTTTAGGTAATAATTGGACTATGGCTTCATTTGCAGAAGAAAAAATAAACGAAATAAAGAAGTTAGTTGGAGATAAAAAAGTACTTTGTGCTTTATCAGGTGGAGTTGATTCATCAGTAGCTGCTATGTTAGTACATAAAGCTATAGGTCATAACTTAACTTGTATATTTGTAGATCACGGTCTTTTAAGAAAAGATGAAGGTGATACAGTAGAAAGAGTATTCAAAAAAGAATTTGATATGAATATCATAAGAGTTAATGCTGCTGATAGATTTCTTGGAAAACTAAAAGGAGTTTCAGATCCAGAAACAAAGAGAAAGATAATCGGTGAAGAATTCATAAGAGTATTTGAAGAAGAAGCTAATAAATTAGGAGAAATTGATTATTTAGTTCAAGGAACAATTTATCCTGATATAGTTGAAAGTGGAACAGAAACTTCAGCTACTATAAAGTCACACCATAATGTTGGAGGACTTCCAGAAGATATGCAATTTGATCTTATAGAACCTTTAAGAGAATTATTTAAAGATGAAGTAAGAGCTGTTGGTGAAGAATTAGGAATCCCTCATAAATTAGTATGGAGACAGCCATTCCCAGGACCAGGTTTAGCTATTAGAGTTCTTGGAGAAATTACAGAAGAAAAGTTAGAAATAGTTAGAGAAGCAGATGCTATATTTAGAGAAGAAATTGCAAATGCACAATTAGATGAAAGTATATGGCAATACTTTGCTTGTCTACCTAATATAAAATCAGTAGGAGTTATGGGAGATGAAAGAACATACTCACATACTATAGCACTTAGAGCAGTTACTTCAAGTGATGCAATGACTTCAGAATGGGCAAGATTACCATATGAATTAATAGATCTTGTTAGTCGTCGTATAGTAAATGAAGTTAATGGTGTTAATAGAATAGTATATGATGTTACATCTAAACCACCAGCAACTATTGAGTGGGAATAA
- a CDS encoding glucose-6-phosphate isomerase codes for MNKGLRLDLSKVEPYAKQHELDYMEAMLNGAHNVLHEKTGAGNDFLGWLDLPVNYDKEEFSRIKAAAERIKKNSEALIVIGIGGSYLGPRAAIEMLNSNFYNVLDNKKRNTPRVFFVGNNISSTYLAELLEAIDGMDISVNVISKSGTTTEPAIAFRIFKEYMENKYGVEGAKERIFATTDKSKGALKSLSNEMGYETFTIPDDVGGRFSVLTAVGLLPIAVAGISIDEMMQGAADAREAYSTCDLKNNDCYKYAAMRNALYNKGKKVEILVNYEPGLHYFNEWWKQLYGESEGKDNKGIFPAAVDFSTDLHSMGQFIQEGSRIMFETVLNVEKVRKEISIEKADGDLDGLNFLSGKTIDFVNKQAFKGTLLAHNDGGVPNMVLNIPEMTPYYFGYMVYFFEKACAISGYILGVNPFDQPGVEAYKKNMFALLGKPGYEELKAELEAKLK; via the coding sequence ATGAATAAGGGTTTAAGATTAGATCTATCAAAAGTAGAACCATATGCAAAGCAACATGAATTAGATTATATGGAAGCAATGCTAAATGGAGCACATAATGTTCTTCATGAAAAAACTGGAGCAGGAAATGACTTTTTAGGATGGTTAGATTTACCTGTTAATTATGATAAAGAAGAATTTTCAAGAATAAAAGCTGCTGCTGAAAGAATAAAGAAGAATTCAGAAGCGTTAATAGTTATAGGAATAGGTGGTTCATATTTAGGACCTAGAGCTGCTATAGAAATGTTAAATAGCAATTTCTATAATGTATTAGATAATAAGAAGAGAAATACTCCAAGAGTATTCTTTGTTGGTAATAACATAAGTTCAACATACTTAGCAGAACTTTTAGAAGCTATAGATGGAATGGATATAAGCGTAAATGTTATTTCTAAATCAGGAACAACTACTGAACCTGCTATAGCATTTAGAATATTTAAAGAATACATGGAAAATAAATATGGAGTTGAAGGTGCAAAGGAAAGAATATTTGCTACTACAGACAAGAGCAAGGGTGCTTTAAAATCTCTTTCAAATGAAATGGGATATGAAACTTTCACTATTCCAGATGATGTAGGAGGAAGATTCTCAGTTCTAACTGCAGTTGGTTTATTACCAATAGCTGTTGCAGGAATTAGCATAGATGAAATGATGCAAGGTGCTGCTGATGCTAGAGAAGCATATTCAACTTGTGATTTAAAGAACAATGATTGTTATAAATATGCTGCTATGAGAAATGCTTTATATAATAAAGGTAAGAAAGTAGAAATACTAGTTAACTATGAACCAGGTTTACATTATTTTAATGAATGGTGGAAACAATTATATGGAGAATCAGAAGGTAAGGATAACAAGGGAATATTCCCAGCAGCTGTTGATTTTTCAACTGACTTACACTCAATGGGACAATTCATTCAAGAAGGTTCAAGAATAATGTTTGAAACAGTTCTTAATGTAGAAAAGGTTAGAAAAGAAATTTCTATAGAAAAAGCAGATGGAGATTTAGATGGATTAAACTTCTTATCTGGAAAAACTATAGACTTTGTTAATAAGCAAGCATTTAAAGGAACTTTACTAGCACATAATGATGGGGGTGTTCCAAATATGGTATTAAACATTCCAGAAATGACTCCATATTACTTTGGATATATGGTTTATTTCTTTGAAAAAGCTTGTGCCATAAGTGGATATATCTTAGGTGTTAACCCATTTGATCAACCAGGAGTTGAAGCATATAAGAAAAATATGTTTGCTTTACTTGGAAAACCTGGATATGAAGAATTAAAAGCTGAGTTAGAAGCTAAATTAAAATAA
- a CDS encoding YaiI/YqxD family protein, with product MRIIVDGDACPGISIIQNIAEEYKLELILYCDIHHFIMLDYGEVKVVDTGFQSVDMYVVNNCKSEDIVISQDYGVAAICLGKGAKVINPKGYVYTNENIDRMLEERHISQKIRRSGGRTSNPKKRTTEDDMRLEKNLKRIIECSIRR from the coding sequence ATGAGAATTATAGTAGATGGAGATGCCTGTCCAGGTATCTCCATTATTCAAAATATAGCCGAAGAATATAAACTTGAACTTATTTTATACTGTGATATTCATCATTTTATAATGTTGGATTACGGAGAAGTTAAAGTTGTTGATACAGGGTTCCAAAGTGTTGATATGTATGTTGTTAACAATTGTAAATCAGAAGATATAGTAATTAGTCAGGATTATGGGGTTGCTGCAATTTGCTTAGGAAAAGGTGCTAAGGTAATTAATCCTAAAGGATATGTTTATACTAACGAAAATATAGATAGAATGTTAGAAGAAAGACATATTTCACAGAAGATTAGGCGAAGTGGGGGAAGAACATCTAATCCTAAAAAGAGAACTACAGAAGATGATATGAGACTTGAAAAGAATCTAAAGAGAATAATAGAATGTAGTATAAGGAGATAA
- a CDS encoding triple tyrosine motif-containing protein, translated as MGEVLITFDRESIAEINDEINIKAIVEEEGIEYKFLEGVDALWNPIQDFSSSNICKWRPKEEGKYIIMVQAKREKSKKSFDFLGKRDYEVNIKKGKEILEDIILDKNSLMVGEKINIEVKTKEDVALYRFWIGGKQGWELLRDYTTENTLTYTACNPGEQEVLVECKMPESENNVDEFKTLKFNVSEIVKVEIVDFKCLTENLLVGEEILFKVISNCDDSRTLLYKFLKVDKNGRVKCVQDYSTRNIISFTEKEQGEYKLLCLVRDIFSNKEYDDRAIMLYEIRPYNEIMIKNFSSDIISPQISGTKINFKAIVEGGKQKVYRYIIEGPIAEDTGYIRREEFEWETKAEGEYKITLQVKDLSYDGEYEDKKTITYNVEKKADKPVKIVDIISTKTRNCVIGEPVNIKVKAEGGTAIRYSFLVFKDGVEKERSDYGSSNWVNFTPEEHGEYEVEIRVLDKYSSKEYDSHSFLYLRVREYMPAEIDYVLLSPKETYLVGDNVELETIVQNTKSVLLRYVTKINGHEVEDTGYVNTKRLKIKPKCPGKYTFSIYAKNVKCKEEYDSKKEISLYVHEATPVTNTKIKLISEEVKVNKEVAFEITSEGGKEVCYEVYIMERGNWVRTQEYSRKNYYTFIPFSMGKYRLMVLSKSYYRNSTYEDYDSIEFDVEC; from the coding sequence ATGGGAGAGGTATTAATAACATTTGACAGAGAGAGTATTGCAGAAATAAATGATGAAATAAATATAAAGGCTATAGTAGAAGAGGAAGGCATAGAATACAAATTTCTTGAAGGGGTGGATGCTTTATGGAACCCAATACAAGATTTTTCAAGTAGTAACATATGCAAATGGAGGCCTAAGGAAGAAGGTAAGTATATAATTATGGTGCAAGCTAAAAGGGAAAAATCTAAGAAATCTTTCGATTTTTTAGGAAAAAGAGATTATGAAGTTAATATAAAAAAAGGTAAAGAAATACTTGAAGATATAATATTAGATAAAAATTCATTAATGGTAGGGGAAAAAATAAATATAGAGGTAAAAACAAAGGAAGATGTAGCTTTATACAGGTTTTGGATAGGTGGAAAACAGGGATGGGAACTATTAAGAGATTACACAACAGAGAATACGTTAACTTATACAGCGTGTAATCCAGGAGAGCAAGAAGTACTTGTAGAATGTAAAATGCCAGAGTCTGAAAATAATGTAGATGAATTTAAAACTTTAAAGTTTAATGTTAGTGAAATTGTAAAAGTAGAAATAGTAGATTTTAAATGTTTAACAGAAAACCTATTGGTTGGAGAAGAAATATTATTTAAAGTAATTAGTAATTGTGATGATAGTAGGACTTTACTATATAAATTTTTAAAAGTAGACAAAAATGGAAGAGTGAAGTGTGTTCAAGATTATTCAACAAGAAACATAATAAGCTTTACAGAAAAAGAACAAGGGGAATATAAGCTGCTATGTTTAGTTAGAGATATTTTTTCTAATAAGGAATATGATGATAGAGCAATAATGCTTTACGAAATTAGACCATACAATGAAATAATGATAAAAAACTTTTCAAGTGATATTATTTCGCCACAAATTTCAGGAACTAAAATAAATTTTAAGGCTATAGTAGAGGGCGGAAAACAAAAAGTCTATAGATATATAATTGAAGGCCCTATTGCAGAAGATACAGGATATATAAGAAGAGAAGAGTTTGAATGGGAAACAAAAGCAGAGGGTGAATATAAGATAACTTTACAAGTAAAGGATTTATCTTATGATGGAGAATATGAAGATAAAAAAACTATAACTTATAATGTAGAGAAAAAAGCAGACAAGCCGGTTAAAATAGTAGATATAATATCAACTAAAACAAGAAATTGCGTCATTGGAGAACCTGTAAATATAAAAGTTAAGGCTGAAGGAGGAACTGCTATTAGATATTCTTTCTTAGTATTTAAAGATGGGGTTGAGAAAGAAAGGTCTGATTATGGTAGCTCTAATTGGGTTAATTTTACGCCAGAGGAACATGGCGAATATGAAGTGGAAATTAGAGTATTAGATAAGTATTCCTCTAAAGAGTATGATAGTCATAGCTTTTTATATTTAAGAGTTAGAGAGTATATGCCAGCAGAAATAGATTATGTACTATTATCACCGAAGGAAACTTATTTAGTAGGAGATAATGTAGAGTTAGAAACTATAGTACAAAATACTAAAAGTGTACTTTTAAGATATGTAACTAAAATAAATGGTCATGAAGTTGAAGATACTGGATATGTAAATACAAAGAGGCTTAAAATAAAACCTAAATGTCCAGGAAAATATACATTTAGTATTTATGCTAAAAATGTTAAATGTAAAGAAGAATATGATTCTAAAAAAGAAATTTCATTATATGTTCATGAAGCAACTCCAGTTACAAATACAAAGATAAAGCTTATTTCAGAAGAGGTAAAAGTAAATAAAGAGGTAGCTTTTGAAATAACTAGTGAAGGTGGAAAAGAGGTCTGTTATGAAGTATATATAATGGAAAGAGGAAATTGGGTAAGAACACAAGAATATAGCAGGAAAAATTATTATACATTTATACCTTTTTCTATGGGTAAATATAGATTAATGGTATTAAGTAAAAGCTACTATAGAAATAGTACCTATGAAGATTATGATAGTATAGAATTTGATGTTGAGTGTTAA
- a CDS encoding lytic transglycosylase domain-containing protein, with product MKVPKVEDLVKMSYNKELLKKTIGDGPEFDLVYETLLNKMQSDPKENNGEVSEEYIAQPTGAGVRIDKLPMRIRKENEVLTNYYKTNENVNIENINLNIDNVDNSERINNAVNKYSKECGVDRNLILAIIKQESNFDPNVESGAGAKGLMQLMDFNCEAYGVTDPFNIEQNIKGGVNHIKEYLDMFDGNVEMALMAYNGGPGTMQRRGVTSTSDLYKMPGETQAYVPKVMNYYKNGF from the coding sequence TTGAAAGTACCTAAAGTTGAGGATTTGGTTAAGATGTCTTATAATAAAGAGCTTTTGAAAAAAACTATAGGCGATGGTCCGGAATTTGACTTAGTTTATGAAACTTTATTAAATAAAATGCAATCTGATCCAAAAGAAAATAATGGTGAAGTTTCAGAAGAGTATATAGCTCAACCTACAGGAGCAGGAGTTAGGATAGATAAACTTCCTATGAGAATAAGAAAAGAAAATGAAGTTTTAACAAATTACTATAAAACAAATGAAAATGTTAATATAGAAAATATTAATTTAAATATTGATAATGTTGATAATAGTGAAAGAATAAATAATGCTGTGAATAAATATTCAAAAGAATGTGGAGTAGATAGAAATTTAATTCTTGCAATAATAAAACAAGAATCTAATTTTGATCCAAATGTAGAGTCAGGTGCAGGTGCTAAAGGACTTATGCAATTAATGGATTTTAATTGTGAAGCTTATGGTGTAACAGACCCATTTAATATAGAACAAAATATTAAGGGTGGAGTTAATCATATTAAAGAGTATCTAGATATGTTTGATGGAAATGTTGAAATGGCATTAATGGCGTACAATGGTGGACCTGGTACTATGCAAAGAAGAGGGGTAACATCAACTTCTGATCTTTATAAAATGCCAGGAGAAACTCAAGCTTATGTACCAAAGGTTATGAACTATTACAAAAATGGCTTTTAG
- a CDS encoding pseudouridine synthase — MERLDKVLSNLGYGTRKEIKQAVRKGFIEVNGIIIKDNGMQVDPEKDKIIVNGEEIFYRKYIYLMMNKPAGVISATHDGRDETVVDLLEIEHQVFNPFPVGRLDKDTVGLLLLTNDGELNHRLISPKWKVDKVYFAEIDKKVTEEDVEKFKNGITLDDGYTCKEAKLEILKATEEGSEILVTIQEGKYHQVKRMFEAVGKEVVYLKRIEFGTLPLDEDLEEGEYRELTEEELSVLKQF, encoded by the coding sequence ATGGAAAGATTGGATAAGGTTTTATCTAATTTAGGATATGGAACAAGAAAAGAAATAAAGCAAGCTGTAAGAAAAGGTTTTATTGAGGTAAATGGAATTATAATTAAAGATAATGGAATGCAAGTAGATCCTGAAAAAGATAAAATTATAGTAAATGGAGAAGAAATATTCTATAGAAAATACATATACTTAATGATGAATAAACCAGCAGGAGTAATTTCAGCTACACATGATGGTAGGGACGAAACAGTTGTAGATTTATTAGAAATAGAACATCAAGTATTTAATCCATTCCCAGTAGGAAGATTAGATAAAGATACAGTAGGATTATTATTATTAACTAATGATGGTGAACTGAATCATAGATTAATTTCACCAAAATGGAAAGTAGATAAAGTTTATTTTGCAGAAATAGACAAAAAGGTTACTGAAGAAGATGTAGAGAAATTTAAAAATGGAATAACTTTAGATGATGGATATACATGCAAAGAAGCTAAGCTTGAAATATTAAAAGCGACAGAAGAAGGTTCAGAAATTTTAGTGACTATTCAAGAAGGAAAATATCATCAAGTTAAAAGAATGTTTGAGGCTGTAGGTAAAGAAGTTGTTTATCTAAAAAGAATAGAATTTGGAACATTACCATTAGATGAAGACTTAGAAGAAGGTGAGTACAGAGAGTTAACGGAAGAGGAATTAAGTGTTTTAAAGCAATTCTAG
- the pcrA gene encoding DNA helicase PcrA: MDLKTLLNKEQYEGATTIEGQVLILAGAGSGKTRVLTYRMAHMIDDLGILPYKILAITFTNKAAKEMKDRVKALIGDKADDMWISTFHSTCVKILRREIDKLGYKKSFTIYDTSDQKTLVKECIKALNINDKDITEQEIMSKISKAKDRMQSPESFMRESESNFREKKIADVYDMYQKRLKENNALDFDDLISKTVELFKKDKETLEFYQRKFQYIMVDEYQDTNGVQYELVRLLADKYKNICVVGDDDQCIYQWRGADITNILDFEKDYPNTKVIKLEQNYRSKGNILDAANVVIVNNSNRKDKALRTEQEPGNKIKIYRAYSDSDEGDFVATQINKIKSDEEKKFKDFAILYRTNAQSRIFEESLRRKSIPYKILGGTRFYDRKEIKDMICYLKTLINPSDSISLRRIINVPKRGIGDATINKVVDFADDYELQLWDALSEVRSIPTLTPRNCGGIEAFMEMMEHFMDLSETVPVSVLIETILKETGYISELEKSKDIEDKSRIENLKELVSDAVDFERSSEDKSLLAYLEKVSLVQDTDKLEEEEDTIVLMTVHSAKGLEFPVVFMVGMENGIFPGNASFEKESEMEESRRLCYVGITRAKETLFMTSAEVRRQFGRTVAYAQSDFIAEIKQELKEYVTGENGSVASRNKMFQRNAAYSNPHSLRNNITSNKEVSGVNISHGSTSGNITNEEATVGRKVKHEKFGVGTIVSATNSGSDKKLTIAFDNQGIKILLLSLAKLELL, from the coding sequence ATGGATTTAAAAACATTACTAAATAAAGAACAGTATGAAGGTGCAACTACTATTGAAGGTCAAGTTTTAATACTAGCGGGGGCAGGTTCTGGAAAAACTAGAGTTTTAACTTATAGAATGGCGCACATGATAGACGATTTAGGAATACTGCCATATAAGATATTAGCAATAACTTTTACTAATAAGGCAGCCAAGGAAATGAAGGATAGAGTTAAGGCTTTAATTGGAGATAAAGCAGATGATATGTGGATATCAACTTTCCATTCAACTTGTGTAAAAATCTTAAGAAGAGAAATAGATAAGTTAGGATATAAAAAAAGTTTTACAATATACGATACTTCAGATCAAAAAACACTTGTGAAAGAGTGTATTAAGGCACTTAATATAAATGATAAAGATATAACAGAGCAAGAAATAATGAGTAAAATAAGTAAAGCAAAGGATAGAATGCAAAGTCCTGAAAGCTTTATGAGAGAAAGCGAAAGCAATTTTAGAGAAAAGAAAATAGCTGATGTATATGATATGTATCAAAAGAGATTAAAAGAAAATAATGCTTTAGATTTTGATGATTTAATATCAAAAACGGTTGAATTGTTTAAAAAAGACAAAGAAACTTTAGAATTCTATCAAAGAAAATTCCAATATATTATGGTAGATGAATATCAAGATACTAATGGAGTTCAGTATGAGCTTGTAAGACTTCTTGCAGATAAATATAAAAACATTTGTGTTGTTGGAGATGATGACCAATGTATTTATCAATGGAGAGGAGCAGATATTACTAATATATTAGACTTTGAAAAGGATTATCCTAATACTAAGGTTATTAAATTAGAGCAAAATTACCGTTCAAAAGGAAATATTCTAGATGCAGCAAATGTTGTTATAGTTAATAATTCAAATAGAAAAGATAAAGCTCTTAGAACGGAACAAGAGCCTGGAAACAAAATAAAGATTTATAGAGCTTATTCAGATTCAGATGAAGGGGATTTTGTAGCTACTCAAATAAATAAAATAAAAAGTGATGAAGAGAAAAAGTTTAAAGATTTTGCAATACTTTATAGAACTAATGCACAATCACGTATATTTGAAGAAAGTCTAAGAAGAAAATCTATACCTTATAAAATATTAGGTGGAACTAGATTCTACGATAGAAAAGAAATTAAAGATATGATTTGTTACTTAAAGACTTTAATTAATCCATCAGATAGTATTAGTTTAAGAAGAATAATAAATGTACCTAAACGAGGAATTGGAGATGCAACTATAAATAAAGTAGTGGATTTTGCAGACGATTATGAACTACAATTATGGGATGCATTATCAGAAGTAAGAAGTATTCCAACATTAACTCCAAGAAACTGTGGTGGAATAGAAGCCTTTATGGAAATGATGGAACACTTTATGGATTTAAGTGAAACAGTTCCAGTTTCAGTTCTTATAGAAACTATATTAAAAGAAACTGGTTATATTTCAGAATTGGAAAAATCAAAGGATATAGAAGATAAGAGTAGAATTGAGAACTTAAAAGAATTAGTATCCGATGCTGTAGATTTTGAAAGATCTAGTGAAGATAAAAGTTTATTAGCTTATTTAGAAAAAGTATCATTAGTTCAAGATACAGACAAATTAGAAGAAGAAGAGGATACAATAGTTTTAATGACAGTTCATAGTGCTAAGGGGTTAGAGTTCCCAGTAGTATTTATGGTTGGAATGGAAAATGGTATTTTTCCAGGGAATGCATCTTTTGAAAAAGAATCAGAGATGGAAGAATCAAGAAGACTTTGTTATGTTGGAATAACAAGAGCTAAGGAAACATTATTTATGACATCAGCTGAAGTGAGAAGACAATTTGGTAGAACTGTTGCATATGCACAATCTGATTTTATTGCAGAAATAAAACAAGAGCTTAAAGAATATGTAACAGGGGAAAATGGTTCAGTAGCATCAAGAAATAAAATGTTCCAAAGAAACGCTGCGTATAGTAATCCGCATAGTTTAAGGAATAATATAACTTCAAATAAAGAAGTATCAGGAGTCAATATATCTCACGGTTCAACATCAGGAAATATTACTAATGAAGAGGCTACAGTAGGTAGAAAAGTAAAACATGAAAAGTTTGGAGTAGGGACTATAGTATCAGCAACAAATTCAGGTTCAGATAAAAAATTAACTATAGCCTTTGACAATCAAGGTATAAAAATACTATTATTATCTTTAGCTAAGTTAGAATTACTTTAG
- a CDS encoding ABC transporter substrate-binding protein, translating to MKKILITIVSSILLVVFLLGFVDIVKEKPTESKAVLTYSISTIPQDLKVIGKLDKREQDIVCATSRALVDLDKSGNILPSLAESVEVHDEGLEYDFKIRDDIYWSDGSQITPKDIASFFREILTEEDENSIEALLNVYGARDFRNGTGSFNENVGIRTTDTNLVIRLNTKDENFVKELSNPQYRLRKNVLLWQDIQNNYQELVYSGDYSISSMNISEVILKRNNKIDSKLVESIHIAKDEGEELAMAAFEVGNRDIVINPPKSQLDRLKSESKLVTLESTKGMYLAFNPNGESIPVEGKKDIYRLLNEAIGEYQIQNSSFVELAEGSYFRDDKDDLAKLQSRKVMSNEVDKWEHLKEVVLIAEETTENKNFSEFLSKWFEKNTDMILTYNLVPKEEFKNIHEETYYNIALLQCESSLSGENSLFNEMINFLPDNYKKELKNIQSEEERKNKFVSIEDSLFNTYQLLPVLFYNDNIAISDKIKNISLDRNGNIDFNKLEK from the coding sequence ATGAAAAAGATATTAATAACAATAGTCTCAAGTATATTATTAGTAGTATTTTTATTAGGTTTTGTAGATATAGTAAAAGAGAAACCTACAGAAAGTAAAGCAGTATTAACATATTCAATATCTACAATTCCACAAGACTTAAAGGTAATAGGAAAATTAGATAAAAGGGAACAAGATATTGTATGTGCTACAAGTAGGGCCTTAGTAGACTTAGATAAGAGTGGCAATATTCTACCGTCATTAGCTGAAAGTGTAGAAGTTCATGATGAAGGGTTAGAATATGATTTTAAAATTAGAGATGATATTTACTGGAGTGATGGAAGCCAAATTACACCAAAGGATATTGCAAGTTTTTTTAGAGAGATACTAACAGAAGAGGATGAAAATAGCATAGAAGCATTATTAAATGTATATGGAGCTAGAGATTTTAGAAATGGAACAGGTTCATTTAATGAAAATGTGGGTATTAGAACAACAGATACTAATTTAGTAATTAGACTAAATACAAAAGATGAGAATTTTGTAAAAGAATTAAGTAATCCACAATATAGATTAAGAAAGAATGTTTTATTATGGCAAGATATACAAAATAATTATCAAGAATTAGTATATTCAGGAGATTATAGCATTTCATCTATGAATATAAGTGAAGTTATATTAAAAAGAAATAATAAAATAGACTCAAAATTAGTTGAATCTATACATATTGCTAAGGATGAAGGTGAAGAATTAGCAATGGCAGCTTTTGAAGTTGGAAATAGAGATATAGTTATAAATCCACCTAAAAGTCAACTAGATAGACTTAAAAGTGAAAGTAAATTAGTAACATTAGAATCAACTAAAGGGATGTATTTAGCCTTTAATCCAAATGGAGAAAGTATACCTGTAGAAGGGAAAAAGGATATTTATAGATTACTTAATGAAGCTATAGGAGAATATCAAATTCAAAATAGCTCTTTTGTTGAACTAGCAGAAGGGAGTTATTTTAGAGATGATAAGGATGATTTAGCAAAATTACAATCAAGAAAAGTTATGAGTAACGAAGTAGATAAGTGGGAGCATTTGAAAGAGGTTGTATTAATAGCAGAAGAAACTACAGAAAATAAAAATTTCTCCGAATTTTTGTCTAAATGGTTTGAAAAAAATACAGATATGATACTAACTTATAACTTAGTACCAAAAGAAGAATTTAAAAACATACATGAAGAAACTTACTATAACATAGCATTATTACAATGTGAGTCATCTTTAAGTGGTGAAAATTCATTATTTAATGAAATGATAAACTTCTTGCCAGATAATTACAAAAAAGAACTTAAGAATATACAAAGTGAAGAAGAGAGAAAAAATAAGTTTGTAAGTATTGAAGATAGTTTATTTAATACTTATCAATTATTACCAGTATTATTTTATAATGATAATATAGCCATAAGTGATAAAATAAAAAATATATCTTTAGACAGAAATGGAAATATAGATTTTAATAAATTAGAAAAATAA